The Drosophila bipectinata strain 14024-0381.07 chromosome 2L, DbipHiC1v2, whole genome shotgun sequence genome has a segment encoding these proteins:
- the Tom70 gene encoding mitochondrial import receptor subunit TOM70 has protein sequence MAMTLNIGSLKLNKWQLALIVGTPLAIGLGTYAVKRWTSAPGGKETDRSKTQSEQNRGKGKIEKQALSIDGTAPDSELEKSKKSAELGEPLTPLKEANNYKIEGNNCYRNGKYDEAIKFYDKAIEKCPKEHNTDMAIFYQNRAAAYEVLKKWSNVKEDCTAALEYNPRYAKAYYRRARAHDATKNMLECLDDVTATCILEMFQNNNTIMFADRVLKETGRVAAEKGMRTRVPVVPSACFVNTYMRSFIADPLQSIPLPSKSESDAPLKGFLRARQCFINEQFDDIIPACTEEIESSEAEAQYKVEALLMRGTFHLLCGSYTESKQDLDAILGNGDADPTLRAYAYIKRAALFIQLDEREKGLADFEEAERLKPDNPDIFHQRAQILLLLEQIEPALVEFSKAVRLAPNHAIALVQQCYAEYRLSLLVGDQRRLEAVMRSFEQAIEKFPDCVECYSLMAQVLADQQQFPQAQQYYEKAMKLAPNNPALIVHQAIMMLQWRGDIEKAVELLNKAIEVDPKCELAYETLGTVEVQRANLKKAVELFEKALLYAKSQAELIHVYSLHNAAVAQINVTKKLGIDMSSVSAMVHSGAMPQGM, from the exons ATGGCGATGACCCTCAACATTGGCTCTCTCAAACTGAACAAATGGCAGTTGGCGCTCATCGTTGGCACTCCCCTGGCCATTGGACTCGGAACGTACGCGGTGAAGAGGTGGACATCGGCACCGGGCGGAAAAGAAACCGACAGATCCAAAACACAAAGCGAACAAAATCGGGGGAAGGGAAAGATCGAGAAACAGGCTTTGTCGATCGATGGCACTGCGCCGGACAGTGAGTTGGAGAAGAGTAAGAAATCAGCGGAGCTGGGCGAGCCGCTGACACCTCTCAAGGAGGCAAACAACTACAAGATAGAAGGCAACAACTGCTACAGAAATGGAAAGTATGACGAGGCAATCAAATTCTATGACAAGGCCATCGAAAAATGCCCCAAGGAGCACAACACGGACATGGCCATCTTCTACCAGAACCGTGCCGCAGCCTACGAAGTTCTCAAGAAATGGTCTAACGTGAAAGAAGACTGTACGGCGGCCCTGGAATACAATCCGCGCTATGCGAAGGCCTACTATCGTCGTGCTCGCGCCCACGATGCCACGAAGAATATGCTTGAGTGCTTGGACGATGTTACCGCCACCTGCATCCTGGAGATGTTCCAAAACAATAACACCATCATGTTTGCCGATCGCGTGCTGAAGGAAACAGGTCGCGTTGCCGCCGAGAAGGGTATGCGCACCAGGGTACCCGTGGTGCCTTCGGCCTGCTTTGTTAACACATATATGCGTTCATTCATCGCGGATCCGCTGCAGAGCATCCCACTTCCGTCCAAATCGGAGTCCGATGCGCCTCTGAAGGGATTCCTTCGGGCTCGTCAATGTTTCATCAACGAGCAATTCGATGACATTATTCCTGCCTGCACTGAAGAGATCGAGTCCTCCGAGGCGGAGGCGCAATACAAGGTGGAGGCCCTGCTCATGCGTGGCACGTTCCACCTGCTGTGCGGCTCCTACACGGAGAGCAAGCAGGACTTGGATGCAATTCTCGGCAATG GTGATGCTGATCCAACACTGCGAGCTTATGCGTATATAAAGCGGGCTGCCCTGTTCATCCAACTGGACGAGCGCGAAAAGGGACTGGCCGACTTCGAAGaggccgagcgactgaagccAGACAACCCCGACATTTTCCATCAGCGGGCCCAAATTTTGTTGCTGCTCGAGCAGATCGAGCCAGCGCTGGTCGAGTTCAGCAAGGCGGTTCGTCTCGCGCCCAACCACGCCATCGCGCTCGTCCAGCAGTGCTACGCCGAGTACCGACTATCCCTGTTGGTCGGCGATCAGCGGCGGTTGGAGGCTGTGATGCGCTCCTTCGAACAGGCCATTGAAAAGTTCCCCGACTGTGTCGAATGCTACAGCCTAATGGCCCAAGTGCTAGCCGATCAGCAACAGTTCCCACAGGCCCAGCAATACTACGAGAAGGCCATGAAGTTGGCGCCAAACAATCCGGCATTGATTGTCCACCAGGCGATTATGATGCTGCAGTGGCGAGGAGACATTGAAAAGGCCGTTGAGCTTCTCAACAAGGCTATTGAAGTGGATCCAAAGTGCGAGTTGGCTTACGAAACCCTAGGAACGGTGGAGGTGCAGCGGGCGAACCTAAAGAAGGCAGTGGAGCTGTTTGAGAAGGCTCTGCTCTATGCAAAGAGCCAGGCGGAGCTAATACATGTCTATTCCCTTCACAATGCGGCCGTTGCGCAGATCAACGTTACCAAGAAGCTGGGTATCGATATGAGCTCCGTTTCGGCGATGGTCCACTCCGGTGCAATGCCCCAGGGCATGTAG
- the LOC108131107 gene encoding uncharacterized protein, which produces MLAYKEMSAKTPRRLSPIWFLVLSLLLFVTTLTAVALIEAGREQSHSSGESDLVILRRMWSHFSGGAENETEVATVERIAREANNTSTSAREGRGYYEEQQAVVVNEERMDTPMSQRQNAFGPPQSREDSYEQDPYYDAADDYGPGQYPYPESRQQSAEEEQFYDKDDSSAGAEQGRASHGRPYDSYYAPWSRPQNPAPVATHPTAEGNNRKLQASPNRSPYPAYDDVYDYPMGFQPRPHVGPSMAKQAEPVTENSVSTVQTESTLVTVLKSLKQIWDLYQALMSAWNAVSERHQQSTEKFRKEQAEKQAEKDRLRQQQQKKTRINSKKPPRMEGDKKNQNKKPTTTTTKSTTTSTTTASPESSEEETEEKVEKVTPSTSIAVRKGDKGSVRSVRGLRQRRDAEAEEKADTDVGEGRYIKGDPLKGYYDFVITEGSYKFWAVFQVGTALLIIYSTFAAIYYSKVNPLTSDYDYTDYLGGVRSLSGGDADFVDDGDAVEPPVSTTSRIMEWIPKTTQSIKFILDAIDKMPLDQDKDKEPGWSAGKTEAETAMR; this is translated from the exons ATGTTGGCCTATAAGGAAATGTCAGCCAAGACGCCACGACGTCTGTCTCCCATCTGGTTTCTGGTTCTTTCACTGCTTCTGTTTGTGACCACCCTAACGGCTGTGGCCCTGATCGAAGCTGGACGAGAACAAAGCCATTCCAGCGGGGAAAGTGACCTTGTGATTCTAAGACGCATGTGGAGTCACTTCAGTGGAGGAGCTGAGAATGAAACGGAAGTGGCCACCGTGGAACGTATTGCCAGGGAGGCCAACAACACAAGTACTTCCGCTCGCGAGGGAAGGGGTTACTACGAGGAGCAACAGGCTGTGGTGGTGAATGAGGAGCGAATGGACACTCCCATGAGCCAACGACAGAACGCTTTCGGTCCGCCTCAAAGCAGGGAGGACTCATACGAACAGGATCCCTATTACGATGCAGCAGATGATTACGGTCCTGGGCAATACCCCTATCCGGAGTCCCGCCAACAGTCAGCGGAGGAGGAGCAGTTCTACGATAAGGACGATTCCTCTGCGGGAGCTGAGCAGGGAAGAGCGTCTCATGGGCGCCCGTATGACTCCTATTATGCCCCTTGGTCGCGACCCCAAAACCCAGCTCCGGTGGCCACACATCCCACTGCTGAGGGAAACAACAGGAAGCTGCAAGCTTCCCCCAACAG ATCACCATATCCGGCTTACGATGATGTTTACGACTACCCCATGGGCTTCCAGCCACGCCCACACGTTGGACCTTCAATGGCCAAGCAGGCCGAACCCGTAACTGAAAATTCAGTGTCCACAGTTCAGACTGAATCCACCCTGGTTACCGTATTGAAGAGCCTAAAACAAATATGGGATCTGTACCAGGCCTTGATGAGTGCCTGGAATGCAGTTAGTGAGCGACACCAGCAGAGCACCGAAAAGTTCCGAAAAGAACAGGCGGAGAAGCAGGCCGAGAAGGATCGACTGcgtcaacagcaacagaagAAGACGAGGATCAACTCAAAGAAACCGCCACGAATGGAAGGCGACAAGaagaaccaaaacaaaaagcctACCACGACGACAACCAAGTCCACAACCACTTCCACGACCACAGCTTCTCCGGAGAGCTCTGAGGAGGAGACGGAAGAGAAAGTGGAGAAGGTGACGCCATCTACAAGTATAGCGGTGCGAAAGGGGGACAAGGGCAGTGTTAGATCTGTGCGGGGGCTGCGCCAGAGACGTGACGCTGAGGCCGAGGAAAAAGCTGACACGGATGTGGGCGAAGGCCGCTACATCAAGGGTGATCCTCTCAAGGGATACTACGATTTCGTCATCACAGAGGGTTCCTACAAGTTCTGGGCTGTCTTTCAG GTGGGCACCGCTCTTCTGATTATCTACTCGACATTCGCTGCCATTTACTACTCCAAGGTAAACCCGTTGACCAGTGATTACGATTATACGGATTACTTGGGAGGAGTGCGTTCCCTGTCCGGTGGCGATGCCGATTTTGTCGATGATGGTGATGCGGTAGAACCACCAGTGTCCACAACCTCCCGCATAATGGAATGGATTCCAAAGACGACGCAGTCGATCAAGTTCATCCTAGACGCGATTGACAAAATGCCACTGGATCAAGACAAGGACAAAGAGCCGGGATGGTCTGCGGGGAAAACGGAGGCGGAAACGGCAATGAGATAA
- the PLCXD gene encoding PI-PLC X domain-containing protein 1 → MAGKLFLLALLMLLVIHIEGSSSSEEPNPYPEDSHKLKLWLTISARRRFLEVSWKNAPAHRGDYVLLTKQDPTSFEKLIVPTGTPLASFNNEEASGFGEASVDYIPDHGVTGKPDTTSPGQKTTARKFWSANGGTIQIVAAIQPSEGLSSQWFTTGVPFDYALSQNVTMDTSCYGFWASYIDGEGRILAKTCLRAYPRWMNEQKSLIGEMRLRDLFIPGTHDSGSYRPDFDPLLKESLVTKYALCQDDDIRGQLMHGVRYLDIRVGYYQNSEEKFFIYHGITKQRPLQEVVDQVKDFVLETNEIIIFGLKEFPVGFGKGLHVHHLLVSYLREQFEGLIAHPSLTWRATLRDIWTRKQNIFLAYDRQTIVDEYPQLLYGSVEQRWGNVQTWPRLEQYLRNINDLDVSRFTSRPVADMAELTPETWDVILDKHGGLRKMADNINWRVSHLYRDELGVNANIVAADFIRGTTLVDTAIQYNRRKIYA, encoded by the exons ATGGCGGGCAAATTATTCCTACTGGCACTGCTGATGCTCCTGGTGATCCACATAGAGGGCTCCTCTTCTTCGGAGGAACCTAACCCCTATCCGGAGGACTCCCATAAACTGAAACTCTGGTTGACGATCAGTGCACGTCGGCGCTTCCTGGAGGTTTCATGGAAAAACGCTCCAGCGCATAGAGGTGATTATGTTTTGTTGACGAAGCAGGATCCCACCAGTTTCGAGAAACTCATCGTGCCCACGGGTACTCCCTTGGCCTCGTTCAACAACGAGGAGGCTAGCGGGTTCGGCGAAGCGTCTGTGGATTATATTCCCGATCATGGAGTCACTGGCAAACCGGACACAACGAGTCCTGGACAGAAGACAACTGCCCGGAAGTTCTGGTCAGCCAATGGAGGAACCATCCAGATTGTGGCCGCCATCCAGCCCAGCGAAGGTCTTTCTTCGCAATGGTTCACCACGGGTGTGCCCTTTGACTACGCTCTTTCCCAAAATGTCACGATGGACACTTCCTGCTATGGCTTTTGGGCTAGCTACATCGATGGAGAGGGGCGCATCCTGGCCAAGACCTGCCTTAGAGCTTATCCCCGCTGGATGAACGAGCAGAAATCCTTGATTGGCGAGATGCGTCTGCGAGATCTTTTCATTCCGGGCACCCATGACTCCGGCTCTTATCGACCCGATTTCGATCCTCTGCTCAAGGAGAGCTTGGTAACCAAGTATGCCTTGTGCCAGGACGATGACATCCGGGGACAGCTGATGCATGGGGTGAGGTACCTGGACATTCGCGTGGGTTACTACCAGAACTCTGAGGAAAAGTTTTTCATTTATCACGGAATAACGAAGCAACGACCACTGCAGGAAGTAGTTGACCAGGTCAAAGATTTTGTTTTGGAGACAAATGAGATAATCATCTTCGGACTTAAGGAGTTTCCAGTGG GCTTTGGAAAAGGCTTACATGTACATCACCTGCTGGTCAGCTATTTGCGCGAACAATTCGAGGGTCTGATAGCCCATCCTTCGTTAACCTGGCGCGCGACCTTGCGTGACATTTGGACCAGGAAGCAGAATATATTCCTGGCCTACGACCGCCAAACCATTGTGGACGAGTATCCTCAACTGCTGTACGGATCCGTGGAGCAGCGTTGGGGCAACGTACAGACTTGGCCCCGTTTAGAGCAGTATTTACGGAACATAAATGACTTAGATGTGTC GCGGTTTACGAGTCGTCCGGTGGCCGATATGGCAGAGCTAACCCCTGAGACATGGGACGTCATTCTGGACAAGCACGGCGGACTGCGAAAGATGGCCGATAACATCAACTGGCGTGTCTCGCACCTGTATCGGGACGAGCTCGGCGTGAACGCCAATATCGTGGCAGCAGACTTCATCCGAGGCACCACACTGGTGGACACTGCCATACAATACAATCGCAGGAAGATTTACGCCTAA
- the LOC108131065 gene encoding putative inorganic phosphate cotransporter: MLPAVQQKLSDIFLYLEVKQRVVLVCFTLLAIINAYTMRLCLDFALNRIVLECGGVRMDQGAQIIAPKSLPNWRVELAMRTKQTEFNVKNRLEAGQEPRKRVRRRTRGGVEKVSSKPASELSPDKVTCAEMWSRQTQSLVVVAFYVGYIITHVPGGRLAEQYGGKWVLGVAILTSAVLTLLTPAAVRRGGPYILLCVRLCVGLCEGPCFPAVCALLAQWVPEQERGLLATCVLSGGEIGITVVQLVSGLVLAEQDWPIAFYLVGSGAILWFLGFALVCYSKPDACPFIQDDEREYIRSHTSADLLVTANREAPNEEDRPLEPAGNGDADPAAPWRSILTSGPLWALVSASLQHDWNNQELPQELQQALDEVKRHGSDVWSELSATIAVAAPHIGTWVASLSSGRLSDFLISQGILSRTQTRRLMSWLVFVCGSMNMLQDQINGSQIWSVLAMAAYYAGIKLLPLDMSPNFAGTVMGISGGLAALPDLLMPYFQQLEANHPVVGSVKAALWIIGASYISGDVQDFNQPEPQQR; the protein is encoded by the exons ATGCTACCCGCTGTTCAGCAAAAATTGAGTGATATATTCCTTT ATCTCGAGGTGAAGCAGCGCGTGGTGCTCGTCTGCTTTACCCTTCTGGCCATCATTAATGCCTATACGATGCGACTGTGCCTGGACTTTGCCCTCAACCGAATTGTCCTGGAATGCGGTGGTGTCCGGATGGATCAGGGTGCTCAAATTATTGCGCCAAAGAGCCTGCCTAACTGGCGAGTGGAACTGGCTATGAGGACCAAGCAAACTGAGTTCAATGTCAAGAATCGACTGGAAGCTGGGCAGGAACCAAGAAAACGTGTCCGCAGGAGGACGAGGGGAGGAGTGGAAAAAGTCTCCAGCAAGCCTGCATCAGAGCTCTCCCCAGATAAGGTTACCTGTGCGGAAATGTGGTCCCGGCAAACTCAATCGCTGGTCGTGGTGGCTTTCTACGTCGGTTATATAATAACCCATGTCCCGGGAGGACGATTGGCGGAACAATATGGAGGAAAGTGGGTCCTAGGAGTGGCCATCCTCACTTCGGCGGTGCTGACTCTTCTTACACCGGCTGCAGTGCGTCGGGGTGGCCCCTATATCCTGCTATGTGTCCGTCTTTGTGTTGGGCTTTGCGAGGGCCCCTGTTTTCCGGCGGTGTGCGCCCTCCTGGCTCAGTGGGTACCCGAGCAGGAGCGCGGATTGCTGGCCACTTGTGTCCTCAGCGGTGGAGAGATTGGCATAACCGTGGTGCAGTTGGTCAGCGGACTGGTTCTGGCCGAGCAGGACTGGCCGATAGCTTTCTATCTAGTTGGAAGCGGGGCGATTCTTTGGTTTCTGGGCTTC GCTCTTGTCTGCTACAGTAAGCCAGACGCGTGTCCCTTTATCCAGGACGATGAACGGGAATACATCAGATCCCATACAAGTGCCGACCTGCTAGTGACAGCCAACAGAGAAGCACCAAACGAAGAAGACAGACCCTTGGAACCTGCCGGCAATGGCGACGCTGATCCTGCTGCGCCTTGGCGCAGTATTCTGACGAGTGGACCGTTATGGGCGCTTGTCTCCGCCTCCTTGCAGCATGACTGGAACAATCAGGAGCTACCCCAGGAGCTGCAGCAGGCCCTCGATGAGGTAAAACGCCATGGCAGTGACGTGTGGAGCGAACTTTCAGCTACCATTGCAGTTGCCGCCCCGCATATCGGTACCTGGGTAGCTTCTCTAAGCAGTGGTCGCCTTAGCGACTTCCTGATCTCCCAGGGCATCCTAAGTCGCACCCAAACTCGTCGCCTCATGTCCTGGCTGGTCTTTGTCTGCGGCTCCATGAACATGCTGCAGGACCAGATAAACGGATCACAGATTTGGAGCGTTCTGGCCATGGCCGCTTATTACGCGGGAATAAAGCTACTGCCCTTGGACATGAGTCCGAACTTCGCCGGCACAGTGATGGGAATATCCGGAGGGCTAGCCGCTCTTCCCGACCTGTTAATGCCCTATTTTCAACAGCTGGAAGCAAATCACCCCGTCGTGGGCAGCGTGAAAGCTGCCCTCTGGATTATCGGCGCCAGCTACATCTCCGGCGATGTGCAGGACTTTAACCAACCCGAACCGCAACAGCGATAA
- the Plzf gene encoding gastrula zinc finger protein XlCGF26.1 has protein sequence MLQTETMQSLPTLHQPLHSKVSNYLNNQRRTGQFCDLLLELDSDDALSLSVHFCVLAAQSQLINTNQKQQQFSIHNPLKITIRNFNCTQCFHTIVDFFYEDIVSVSKEHESHFRELAQILAVTELMNLYQMPLKETSEITTSGEAELNLEAEKKSEDVFESQQSYFKLKNPKAVKSSSKVNYCIGCDFKCYQVQKMIEHMSSCEPSHLTCSLCEVGFLDWREYDTHLRRHSSDLRKPFFCLQCGIRFTTRAALLVHQPKHSTETPHICPHCGKGFKWKQGLSNHILVHNPQKQMLCDVCGYSTTHMKALKSHKLLHTGEFFACTVAGCKHRANRKENLKLHIETHKQGRDFICEVCGCKFSQSKNLKRHALKHTETGPNRYKCQLCGFSSHRSDKMKEHVQRIHTEKAVQLELSETVDSSFPDDFDLPVIETVTAPKKKPKTPKCKQKNETNPEKRLKTLLPKGTVK, from the exons ATGTTACAAACTGAAACAATGCAATCCCTACCCACTTTACATCAACCTCTGCACTCCAAGGTGTCTAATTACCTGAACAATCAGCGGAGAACCGGGCAGTTCTGCGATCTTCTCCTGGAATTGGACTCGGATGATGCACTCAGCTTGAGCGTTCACTTCTGCGTCCTGGCTGCTCAGAGTCAGTTAATAAATACCAACCAGAAGCAGCAACAGTTCTCCATCCACAATCCGCTCAAGATCACCATCCGGAATTTTAACTGCACCCAGTGCTTTCACACGATTGTGGATTTCTTCTACGAGGACATTGTGTCCGTTTCCAAGGAGCATGAGTCTCACTTCCGAGAACTGGCCCAGATACTGGCTGTAACAGAGCTGATGAATCTATACCAAATGCCCTTGAAGGAAACATCAGAGATTACTACTTCCGGAGAAGCAGAACTCAATCTGGAGGCAGAAAAGAAATCCGAAGATGTCTTTGAGAGTCAGCAAAGTTATTTTAAG TTAAAAAACCCAAAGGCAGTCAAGTCCAGTAGCAAGGTTAACTATTGCATTGGTTGCGATTTTAAATGCTATCAAGTGCAAAAGATGATCGAGCACATGAGCAGCTGTGAACCATCCCACCTAACTTGCTCTTTGTGTGAAGTGGGTTTCCTCGATTGGCGGGAGTACGATACACATCTTCGTCGTCACTCCAGCGATCTGCGCAAGCCATTTTTTTGTCTCCAGTGCGGAATAAGGTTCACCACCCGGGCCGCTTTGTTGGTTCATCAGCCCAAGCATTCTACAGAAACACCGCACATTTGTCCCCATTGTGGAAAGGGTTTTAAATGGAAGCAAGGACTAAGCAACCACATCTTGGTCCATAATCCCCAAAAGCAGATGCTCTGCGATGTCTGCGGCTACAGTACCACCCACATGAAGGCCCTTAAATCTCACAAGCTGCTCCACACTGGGGAGTTTTTTGCCTGCACAGTGGCAGGATGCAAACACCGGGCCAATAGAAAAGAAAACCTGAAGCTGCACATCGAGACCCATAAACAGGGTCGTGATTTCATTTGCGAGGTCTGCGGCTGCAAATTCAGCCAGAGCAAGAACCTCAAGCGTCACGCCTTAAAGCACACCGAGACCGGTCCGAATCGTTACAAATGCCAGCTGTGCGGTTTCAGCAGCCATCGGTCCGACAAGATGAAAGAGCACGTGCAGCGTATTCATACGGAGAAGGCCGTGCAGCTGGAGCTCTCAGAGACTGTAGACAGTTCCTTCCCCGATGACTTTGATCTGCCAGTTATTGAAACGGTGACGGCTCCAAAAAAGAAGCCCAAGACCCCGAAATGCAAACAGAAGAACGAAACTAATCCTGAAAAACGACTAAAAACCTTGCTGCCAAAGGGGACCGTTAAATAG
- the LOC108131304 gene encoding nuclear protein 1 produces MSEAHFDEYEHYNFDHDKHIFSGHSGKQRSKKEANEHTNHFDPSGHSRKILTKLMNTNNNNKKAACKN; encoded by the coding sequence ATGTCCGAGGCCCATTTCGATGAGTACGAGCACTACAACTTCGACCATGACAAGCACATCTTCTCCGGTCACAGCGGCAAGCAGAGGAGCAAGAAGGAGGCCAATGAGCACACCAACCACTTTGACCCCTCTGGTCATTCCCGCAAGATCCTAACCAAGCTTAtgaacaccaacaacaacaacaagaaggcAGCCTGCAAGAACTGA
- the LOC108131095 gene encoding endoplasmic reticulum lectin 1 has translation MRSFNVGVPEVTLLLAIIAAAGSHEAKDFDDSILYKIDFEVPELIGQPDLGNQLRTFYTSDKEKYECLIPSLERPKEESKSDKPELSPLSLLQPIFSALTCSYRIEAYWSYEICHGHHVRQYHEEREGKNVKFQEYYLGKWGEEKTEQLTKALEANVKEGIKPKYKTLRIDNTRYPYFEMEFSDGTMCDIIDAPRTTMVRYVCYPHGKDDIYSFKEISSCNYEAIILTSALCAIPGFHAEESKELSIKCFNSETEPHKPLSLLRAELSEWAESESDLLVSKEKDSKPSQKLWPQEQVTVKYSGDVDKIILDLMSNGEIEVDSDLHQFLLSRAATGAIPTPLNDLTPIQEFISGKNCLTGGNGWWKYEFCYGRHVRQFHKEKTSEVEMFLGYFSEDDHREWAASNPEKGARRPGFSSSIWHHYGKGTHCDRTGLPREVDVKLTCTPVTTSGTAVSMYLLEPKTCQYILVVESPTICDLMHYADSHGLVKPENLNKVPVSGNESPATPAPTLPTKGRTASLEEEIRS, from the exons ATGAGGAGCTTCAATGTAGGAGTACCAGAAGTTACGCTTCTGTTGGCTATAATAGCAGCAGCGGGGTCCCATGAGGCCAAGGATTTTGACGACTCGATTTTGTACAAGATTGATTTTGAAGTGCCGGAGCTGATTGGACAACCA GATCTGGGAAACCAGCTGAGGACTTTTTACACTTCAGATAAGGAGAAGTATGAATGCTTGATCCCAAGCTTGGAGCGCCCGAAGGAGGAGTCGAAGTCCGACAAGCCGGAATTGT CTCCCCTTAGCCTGCTGCAGCCCATTTTCTCAGCTCTAACCTGCTCGTATCGCATTGAAGCCTACTGGTCCTACGAGATTTGCCATGGACATCATGTGCGCCAGTACCATGAGGAACGCGAGGGCAAGAACGTTAAGTTCCAAGAGTACTACTTAGGAAAGTGGGGTGAGGAGAAGACAGAACAACTAACCAAGGCTTTGGAGGCAAATGTTAAAGAAGGAATCAAGCCCAAGTACAAGACCCTAAGAATCGACAATACCCGATATCCTTACTTCGAGATGGAGTTCAGCGACGGAACAATGTGTGATATTATTGATGCTCCTCGTACAACAATGGTACGCTATGTGTGCTATCCCCACGGCAAGGACGATATCTACTCCTTCAAGGAGATTTCATCGTGCAACTACGAGGCCATTATTCTTACTTCTGCACTTTGTGCCATTCCCGGCTTCCATGCCGAGGAGTCAAAGGAACTATCCATAAAATGTTTCAACTCTGAAACAGAACCACATAAGCCACTAAGCTTATTGCGCGCTGAGTTGAGCGAGTGGGCCGAGTCCGAATCGGATCTCTTGGTCTCCAAAGAAAAGGACAGTAAACCCTCCCAGAAACTGTGGCCACAAGAACAAGTTACCGTTAAATATAGTGGCGACGTAGATAAAATAATACTGGACCTGATGAGTAACGGCGAAATTGAGGTAGACAGTGATTTGCACCAGTTCCTGTTGTCCCGTGCCGCCACTGGAGCAATTCCCACGCCTCTAAATGATTTGACGCCCATTCAGGAATTCATCTCGGGCAAGAATTGCTTAACCGGG ggaaACGGTTGGTGGAAGTACGAGTTCTGCTACGGGAGACACGTTCGTCAGTTTCACAAAGAAAAAACAAGCGAAGTGGAGATGTTCTTAGGCTATTTCTCTGAAGATGATCACCGCGAGTGGGCCGCTTCAAATCCCGAAAAAGGAGCACGACGACCGGGCTTCTCCTCCTCCATCTGGCATCATTACGGAAAGGGCACCCACTGCGATCGCACTGGATTGCCCCGGGAAGTAGATGTGAAGTTAACCTGCACACCAGTCACAACGAGTGGCACGGCAGTTTCCATGTATCTGCTGGAGCCAAAAACTTGTCAGTACATCCTGGTGGTGGAGTCGCCGACTATCTGTGATCTCATGCATTACGCTGATTCCCACGGTCTGGTCAAACCCGAGAACCTAAATAAGGTCCCCGTCAGTGGTAATGAATCGCCAGCCACTCCGGCTCCGACACTGCCCACCAAAGGACGTACGGCCAGTTTGGAGGAGGAGATTCGTTCCTAG